One Phocaeicola dorei genomic region harbors:
- the zwf gene encoding glucose-6-phosphate dehydrogenase — MSLPHSLFLVIFGASGDLTRRKLMPALIKIHNGKRFPEHFAIIGCARTAYTDETYRAYLKEELIKSGSLTKEEMETLDDFLSTVHYQSMDPADETTYSLLNDRLKELSPQYENNGNYLFYLATPPLLYELIPKYLHDAGLLKKPGLKRIIVEKPFGYDLASAQKLNKIYAAYFKEEDIYRIDHFLGKETVQNIMVTRFGSTIYEPIWNRNYIDHVEITAVENMGIGTRGGYYDGAGALRDMVQNHLMQLLAITAMEPPAKFDKNGFRNEVIKVYQSLRPLTDEYIRDNVVRGQYIAGDDRIGYREEKNVHPDSRTDTYVAMCLYVDNWRWQGVPFYIRTGKQMPTKVTEIVIHFKPAPMQMFQMKEGLYKGEELIIRIQPDEGILQRIAMKEPGAGFYMGTMEMDFSYDQHDQETGDAYVRLLEDSLAGDPTLFTRSDAVDESWTYFDKILDYWKKHPETPLYGYPAGTWGPKEADVLINRSHAEWTNPCKNLTHSNLYCKL; from the coding sequence ATGAGTTTACCACATAGTTTATTTTTGGTCATCTTCGGTGCATCCGGTGATTTAACCCGGCGCAAACTGATGCCTGCCCTGATAAAGATACATAACGGGAAACGCTTCCCCGAGCATTTTGCCATTATCGGCTGTGCCCGTACTGCATATACGGACGAAACCTATCGTGCTTATTTGAAAGAAGAACTGATAAAGTCCGGTTCTCTTACAAAAGAAGAGATGGAAACATTGGACGATTTTCTCTCTACTGTCCATTATCAGTCCATGGACCCGGCGGACGAAACCACTTATTCTCTGCTGAATGACCGTCTGAAGGAGCTTTCACCTCAATATGAGAATAATGGGAATTATTTATTCTACCTGGCCACTCCGCCATTGCTTTATGAACTGATTCCGAAATATCTGCATGATGCGGGCTTGCTGAAAAAGCCCGGATTAAAGCGTATCATTGTCGAGAAGCCTTTTGGATACGACCTTGCTTCTGCTCAGAAACTGAATAAGATCTATGCCGCTTATTTTAAAGAAGAGGATATTTACCGTATCGATCATTTCCTAGGCAAGGAAACGGTACAGAATATTATGGTGACCCGTTTTGGAAGTACCATTTACGAACCGATATGGAACCGTAACTATATAGATCATGTGGAAATCACTGCGGTGGAAAATATGGGTATAGGTACTCGCGGAGGGTATTATGACGGAGCGGGAGCTCTGCGTGATATGGTACAGAACCACCTGATGCAGTTGCTTGCCATTACTGCCATGGAACCGCCTGCCAAGTTTGACAAGAATGGTTTTCGTAACGAGGTGATCAAAGTCTATCAGTCCCTTCGTCCGCTGACTGATGAGTATATCCGTGATAACGTTGTCCGCGGACAATATATTGCCGGTGACGACCGTATCGGTTATCGTGAAGAAAAGAATGTTCATCCTGATTCCCGTACGGATACCTACGTGGCGATGTGCCTGTATGTGGACAACTGGCGTTGGCAGGGAGTACCTTTTTATATCCGTACCGGCAAGCAGATGCCTACCAAGGTGACCGAAATTGTGATTCATTTCAAACCGGCCCCTATGCAGATGTTTCAAATGAAGGAGGGCTTGTATAAAGGTGAGGAACTGATTATCCGTATTCAGCCCGACGAGGGAATTCTTCAGCGCATAGCCATGAAAGAACCTGGTGCCGGTTTCTATATGGGAACCATGGAGATGGATTTCAGCTATGACCAGCACGATCAGGAAACGGGGGATGCGTACGTACGCCTGTTGGAAGACAGTCTGGCGGGTGATCCTACACTTTTTACCCGTTCCGATGCCGTGGACGAGAGCTGGACTTACTTTGACAAGATTCTGGATTATTGGAAGAAGCATCCCGAAACTCCTCTTTATGGGTATCCTGCAGGAACATGGGGACCAAAAGAAGCGGATGTGTTGATCAACCGCAGTCATGCCGAATGGACAAACCCGTGCAAGAATCTGACACATTCCAATTTATACTGTAAATTGTAA
- the pgl gene encoding 6-phosphogluconolactonase produces MIDHNLYASPVQASQALITHILEAMDKEPERPFTIALSGGTTPATLFEVWEREYAAYTPWPRIYFYWVDERCVPPGDDQSNFGLAHRLLLGKVGIPASHYYRIVGEGAPEEEAKQYSSIVKTTVPTMDGVPVFDFVLLGIGEDGHTSSIFPDHQGLLTAGEPYEVSVNPYNKTVRICMTGRPLIEARHTCFLVTGENKCSILKEILDKNKEEVYPASYIWHHARNPQLYASLVS; encoded by the coding sequence ATGATTGACCATAACTTGTATGCGTCGCCTGTACAAGCGTCGCAAGCCTTGATAACTCATATATTGGAAGCGATGGATAAAGAGCCTGAACGGCCTTTTACCATTGCTCTTTCCGGAGGAACTACTCCTGCCACACTTTTTGAGGTTTGGGAGCGTGAATATGCCGCATATACCCCTTGGCCCCGTATTTATTTCTATTGGGTGGACGAGCGTTGCGTGCCACCTGGCGATGATCAGAGCAACTTTGGCTTGGCCCATCGTCTGCTGCTTGGCAAGGTAGGTATTCCTGCCAGTCATTACTACCGTATTGTGGGTGAGGGCGCTCCCGAAGAAGAAGCCAAACAGTATTCTTCCATAGTCAAGACCACCGTTCCGACCATGGACGGTGTGCCTGTTTTTGATTTTGTATTATTAGGGATAGGAGAGGACGGGCATACATCATCCATTTTCCCCGACCATCAGGGACTTCTTACCGCCGGGGAACCGTATGAGGTGTCCGTCAATCCTTATAATAAAACAGTGCGTATATGCATGACGGGACGTCCTTTGATAGAAGCCCGGCATACCTGTTTTCTGGTGACGGGCGAGAACAAATGCAGTATTCTGAAAGAAATCCTTGATAAAAATAAGGAAGAGGTCTATCCGGCATCCTATATCTGGCATCATGCACGTAATCCGCAACTGTATGCATCACTTGTATCATAA
- the cydB gene encoding cytochrome d ubiquinol oxidase subunit II translates to MDYIFLQNYWWFLVSLLGALLVFLLFVQGGNSLLFTLGRNDEERALLVNSTGRKWEFTFTTLVTFGGAFFASFPLFYSTSFGGAYWLWMIILFSFVLQAVSYEFQSKLGNLLGKRTYQWFLVINGIVGPLLLGGAVATFFTGSNFLVNKGNMGNELMPVISSWANGWHGLDALTNPWNLVLGFAVFFLARLLGNLYFINNIRDKDLIPRCRRQLITDAIPFLILFLAFVIRTLLADGFAVNPETKEIYMEPYKYFLNLMDIPLLLVLFLIGVVGVLWGIGKAVFSKTATNGIWFAGPGVVLTVLALLLCAGYNNTAYYPSTADLQSSLTLANSCSSEFTLRTMAYVSILVPFVLAYIIYAWRAIDRKPITAKELEQDGHAY, encoded by the coding sequence ATGGACTATATATTTTTACAAAATTATTGGTGGTTCCTGGTATCGTTACTGGGAGCCCTGTTGGTGTTCCTGCTCTTTGTACAGGGTGGTAATTCCTTATTGTTCACGCTGGGACGCAATGACGAAGAACGTGCCTTGCTGGTAAACTCCACAGGACGCAAGTGGGAGTTTACTTTTACCACTTTAGTCACTTTCGGGGGCGCTTTCTTCGCTTCTTTCCCACTGTTCTACAGTACCAGCTTCGGCGGTGCTTACTGGTTGTGGATGATTATTCTTTTCAGTTTCGTATTGCAGGCTGTCTCATACGAGTTCCAATCCAAGCTGGGCAATCTGCTGGGCAAACGCACTTACCAATGGTTTCTGGTTATAAACGGCATTGTGGGTCCGTTGTTGCTGGGAGGAGCCGTGGCTACTTTCTTTACCGGCTCCAATTTCCTGGTTAATAAAGGCAACATGGGCAATGAACTGATGCCTGTCATCAGCAGTTGGGCCAACGGATGGCACGGACTGGATGCGCTGACTAATCCTTGGAATCTGGTCTTGGGATTCGCCGTATTCTTCCTGGCCCGTCTTTTGGGTAATCTTTATTTTATCAATAACATCCGGGATAAAGACTTGATTCCCCGTTGCCGCCGTCAGCTTATAACCGATGCGATTCCTTTCCTTATCCTGTTTCTGGCTTTCGTTATCCGCACTTTATTAGCCGACGGTTTCGCTGTAAATCCCGAAACAAAGGAAATTTATATGGAACCTTACAAGTATTTCCTCAATCTGATGGATATACCCCTATTGCTGGTATTGTTCCTCATCGGAGTGGTCGGGGTTCTTTGGGGCATTGGAAAAGCTGTATTCAGCAAGACTGCCACCAATGGTATCTGGTTTGCCGGTCCCGGTGTCGTGCTCACTGTATTAGCTTTATTACTTTGCGCAGGATATAATAATACAGCTTACTACCCGTCTACAGCCGATTTACAAAGTTCGCTGACTTTGGCCAACAGTTGCTCCAGCGAGTTTACCCTACGCACCATGGCATACGTTTCCATTCTGGTACCTTTCGTTCTGGCCTATATCATTTATGCTTGGCGTGCCATAGACCGCAAGCCCATTACCGCAAAGGAACTGGAACAAGACGGACACGCCTATTAA
- a CDS encoding cytochrome ubiquinol oxidase subunit I, which translates to MFENIDTSLIDWSRAQFALTAMYHWLFVPLTLGLAVIMGLMETFYVTTGKEFWKNTAKFWMKLFGINFAVGVATGLILEFEFGTNWSNYSWFVGDIFGAPLAIEGILAFFMEATFIAVMFFGWNKVSKRFHLASTWLTGLGATISAWWILVANAWMQYPVGMAFNPETVRNEMVNFAAVALSPMAVAKFFHTVLSSWILGAVFVVGISCWYLLRNRQKEFALSSIKVAAAVGLFASLVTAWTGDISGVQVAKVQPMKMAAAEGLHDGGNGVPFTIVGDLKIPKMLSILATHDIDGYVPGINNLLEGGYQMPDGTTALSAEEKIKRGQIAIAALDAFRKAHKAGDEASAAVARKTLDENVKYFGYGYIKDPTHLVPNVELTFWSFRVMVGLGGYFILFFIIVLIVSKKEKLADMRWLQRVALWTIPLAYIGSQAGWVVAEVGRQPWAIQDMLPVGAAISKLQTGSVQLTFFIFLLLFTVLLFAEIGIMLKAIKKGPEGIKN; encoded by the coding sequence ATGTTTGAAAACATTGACACTTCGTTAATTGACTGGTCAAGAGCGCAGTTTGCTTTGACGGCCATGTATCACTGGCTTTTCGTGCCTCTCACTTTGGGATTGGCTGTGATAATGGGGCTCATGGAGACCTTTTATGTGACAACAGGTAAGGAATTCTGGAAGAACACAGCCAAGTTTTGGATGAAACTGTTTGGAATCAATTTCGCCGTAGGTGTCGCCACCGGTCTGATTCTGGAATTTGAGTTCGGAACCAACTGGAGTAACTATTCCTGGTTTGTGGGAGATATTTTCGGAGCCCCACTGGCCATCGAAGGAATTCTGGCATTCTTTATGGAAGCCACTTTCATTGCCGTTATGTTCTTCGGCTGGAACAAAGTGAGCAAGCGTTTCCACCTGGCATCCACCTGGCTCACCGGACTGGGAGCAACAATCTCCGCCTGGTGGATTCTAGTCGCCAATGCCTGGATGCAATATCCTGTAGGAATGGCTTTCAATCCCGAAACAGTAAGAAATGAAATGGTGAACTTTGCAGCTGTCGCCCTCTCTCCCATGGCTGTCGCCAAGTTCTTCCACACAGTGTTAAGCAGCTGGATACTGGGAGCCGTTTTTGTAGTAGGAATAAGTTGTTGGTATTTATTGCGCAACCGTCAGAAGGAGTTCGCTCTGAGCAGCATTAAAGTTGCCGCCGCCGTAGGTCTGTTCGCTTCTCTCGTCACTGCATGGACGGGTGATATTTCGGGAGTACAGGTAGCCAAAGTACAGCCTATGAAAATGGCCGCCGCCGAAGGATTACACGATGGTGGAAACGGAGTGCCCTTCACCATTGTAGGAGATTTGAAAATCCCCAAAATGCTTTCCATTCTTGCCACTCACGACATAGACGGCTATGTCCCGGGTATCAACAATCTGCTGGAAGGTGGTTATCAGATGCCCGACGGTACAACGGCTTTATCGGCCGAAGAGAAAATTAAACGCGGACAGATTGCCATCGCCGCTCTGGATGCATTCCGCAAAGCGCATAAGGCAGGTGACGAAGCAAGCGCCGCCGTAGCTCGCAAGACATTGGACGAAAACGTGAAATATTTTGGTTACGGATATATCAAGGACCCCACCCATCTGGTTCCTAATGTGGAACTTACTTTCTGGTCATTCCGGGTCATGGTGGGACTGGGAGGTTATTTCATCCTGTTCTTTATCATCGTATTGATTGTATCGAAAAAAGAGAAACTGGCCGATATGCGATGGCTGCAACGGGTGGCTTTGTGGACTATTCCGTTAGCCTACATCGGTAGTCAGGCAGGCTGGGTGGTAGCCGAGGTAGGGCGCCAGCCATGGGCTATACAGGATATGCTGCCCGTAGGAGCAGCCATCTCCAAGTTACAGACAGGGTCTGTACAACTTACTTTCTTTATTTTCCTTCTGTTGTTCACCGTTCTGCTCTTTGCAGAAATAGGTATTATGCTGAAGGCTATCAAGAAAGGGCCGGAGGGAATCAAGAATTGA
- a CDS encoding DUF4492 domain-containing protein codes for MNDSLLTRIWIFYRDGFREMTLGRTLWAIILIKLFIMFFILKLFFFPSFLGGKTTEEKQQYVGEELIERANP; via the coding sequence ATGAATGATTCTTTGTTAACACGCATCTGGATATTCTATCGCGACGGCTTTCGCGAGATGACCTTGGGACGTACCCTCTGGGCGATTATTCTTATCAAATTATTCATCATGTTCTTTATTCTGAAACTTTTCTTTTTCCCCTCCTTCCTTGGCGGCAAGACAACGGAAGAGAAACAACAGTATGTAGGTGAAGAGTTAATAGAACGGGCAAATCCATAA
- a CDS encoding TolC family protein, with translation MRQRVVYFAMILAAVTSVSAQEAKKWTLDDCIDYALEKNIQLQQDKISLEESSVDVKTAKAALFPSLSFSTGQNVTNRPYQETSNTVSGTEIISSDSKTTYNGNYGLNAQWTLWNGNKRLNTIKQRRTSQQIAGLAVTETENSLQEQIAQIFIQILYADESVKINRNTLQVSQATYDRGKELFQEGSISKADLAQLESQVSSDKYQLVTSESSLRDYKLQLKQLLELDGAEEMDLVLPELADEHVLQPLPAQEDVYQQALASRPEIQSSKLSIENSKLDISVAKAGYLPTISLSASTGSMTNSASDNSWSKQMKYGWNNMIGLNINIPIFDNRQNKSAVQKARLQYDSSLLDLINKQKELYKNIESLWLDATNAQEQYAAAESKLKSSQASYEMVSEQFNLGMKNTVELLTEKNNLLSAQQQRIQAKYMAILDRTLLNFYAGQDIKL, from the coding sequence ATGAGACAACGAGTAGTATATTTCGCAATGATTTTGGCCGCGGTTACTTCGGTTTCCGCCCAAGAAGCCAAAAAATGGACGCTGGACGACTGCATTGACTATGCATTGGAGAAAAATATCCAATTGCAGCAGGATAAAATCTCATTGGAAGAGAGCTCGGTAGATGTGAAAACCGCCAAAGCCGCCCTCTTTCCCAGTCTGTCGTTCAGCACAGGACAGAATGTGACGAACCGTCCGTATCAGGAAACCAGTAACACGGTAAGCGGAACGGAGATCATCAGTAGTGATAGTAAAACCACTTATAATGGAAACTATGGTCTGAACGCGCAGTGGACCTTGTGGAACGGTAACAAACGCTTGAATACGATCAAGCAGAGGAGGACTAGTCAGCAGATAGCAGGGCTTGCCGTAACCGAAACGGAGAACTCTCTGCAAGAGCAGATTGCACAAATATTCATCCAGATACTTTATGCCGACGAGTCGGTGAAGATTAACCGGAATACCTTACAGGTGAGCCAGGCCACATACGACAGGGGCAAAGAGCTCTTTCAGGAAGGGAGTATTTCGAAGGCCGATTTGGCGCAGTTGGAATCACAAGTAAGCAGTGACAAATATCAGTTGGTGACCTCCGAAAGCTCCTTGCGCGACTATAAATTGCAGTTGAAGCAGTTGTTGGAACTGGACGGTGCGGAAGAAATGGATTTGGTTCTTCCCGAACTCGCCGATGAGCATGTCTTGCAACCGCTGCCTGCTCAGGAGGATGTTTATCAGCAGGCTTTGGCATCACGTCCGGAAATCCAAAGCAGCAAGTTGAGCATCGAGAATTCCAAACTGGATATATCAGTGGCTAAAGCTGGCTATCTCCCTACCATCAGTCTGAGTGCATCTACGGGGAGTATGACAAACAGTGCCAGTGACAATAGCTGGAGCAAACAAATGAAGTATGGCTGGAACAATATGATAGGATTGAACATAAATATTCCGATTTTTGATAACCGCCAGAATAAAAGTGCCGTACAGAAGGCACGCTTGCAATATGACAGTAGTCTGCTCGATCTGATAAACAAACAAAAGGAACTCTATAAGAATATAGAAAGTCTGTGGCTGGACGCTACTAACGCTCAAGAGCAATATGCGGCGGCCGAAAGCAAACTGAAAAGTAGCCAGGCCAGTTACGAGATGGTCAGCGAGCAGTTCAATTTGGGAATGAAGAATACCGTAGAGTTGCTTACCGAGAAAAATAACCTGCTCAGTGCACAGCAGCAACGTATCCAGGCCAAATATATGGCTATCCTGGACCGGACTTTACTGAACTTCTATGCAGGTCAGGATATAAAATTATAA
- a CDS encoding efflux RND transporter periplasmic adaptor subunit has translation MEKKKIILTTAVAVVVVAGGFWMLGGPEGKSTVDFATEAVTKGNVSNFITATGTIEPVTEVEVGTQVSGIIDKIYVDYNSVVKKGELIAEMDKVTLQSELQSAKATYDGNKAEYDYQKKLYDRNRKLHEKQLISDTDYEETVYNFQRAQSALEQSKAALAKAERNLSYATITSPIDGVVTSRDVEEGQTVASGFETPTLFTIAADLTKMQVVADVDEADIAGVEEGARVTFTVDAYPDDVFEGVVRQIRLGSTNSTSSSSSTTTSTTVVTYEVVITADNPDLKLKPRLTANATIYTLTKDNVLTVPNKALRFTPNKDIVGGRKINDCQSSHKVWTLDNNAFTAHPVKIGITDGSKTEIVSGITENTPVVTETVVKGAMPGMEEPSAGEGERSPFMPGPPGSNKKKNK, from the coding sequence ATGGAAAAGAAGAAAATTATCCTTACTACAGCAGTAGCCGTAGTGGTCGTGGCAGGCGGTTTCTGGATGCTTGGCGGACCGGAGGGGAAAAGTACGGTCGATTTCGCAACGGAAGCTGTAACGAAAGGCAATGTCAGCAATTTCATCACTGCTACCGGAACCATAGAGCCGGTGACAGAGGTGGAAGTGGGTACGCAGGTATCCGGTATCATTGATAAGATTTATGTGGATTACAACTCCGTGGTAAAGAAAGGAGAATTGATAGCCGAGATGGATAAAGTGACATTGCAAAGTGAACTTCAGTCGGCAAAGGCCACCTATGACGGCAATAAGGCAGAGTACGACTATCAGAAGAAATTATACGACCGTAACCGTAAGCTGCACGAGAAGCAATTAATCAGCGATACGGACTATGAAGAAACGGTTTATAATTTCCAACGTGCCCAAAGTGCATTGGAGCAAAGCAAGGCGGCTCTGGCAAAGGCTGAGCGTAACCTGTCATACGCAACCATCACCTCGCCCATTGATGGAGTGGTGACCAGCCGTGATGTGGAAGAAGGACAGACCGTAGCATCCGGTTTCGAGACTCCGACACTGTTCACCATCGCTGCCGACTTGACCAAGATGCAAGTGGTGGCCGATGTGGATGAAGCCGATATTGCCGGGGTGGAGGAAGGAGCCCGTGTAACCTTTACCGTGGATGCTTATCCCGACGATGTGTTCGAAGGAGTAGTCAGACAGATTCGTTTGGGGAGCACGAACAGCACGAGCAGCAGCTCTTCAACAACCACCAGCACCACTGTAGTTACTTATGAGGTAGTGATAACAGCTGATAATCCTGATTTGAAACTGAAACCGCGTCTTACCGCCAACGCTACCATTTATACATTGACCAAGGATAATGTGTTGACCGTTCCCAACAAGGCTTTGCGCTTTACTCCCAACAAGGACATAGTGGGAGGCCGTAAGATAAACGATTGCCAGAGCAGTCATAAAGTGTGGACACTGGATAACAATGCCTTTACCGCCCATCCTGTAAAAATAGGTATTACTGATGGCAGCAAGACAGAGATTGTGAGTGGCATCACTGAAAATACACCGGTAGTGACAGAAACGGTAGTGAAAGGTGCTATGCCTGGAATGGAAGAACCGTCTGCCGGAGAAGGTGAAAGAAGTCCGTTCATGCCAGGTCCTCCGGGAAGCAATAAGAAAAAGAACAAGTAA
- a CDS encoding ABC transporter ATP-binding protein, whose protein sequence is MKKIIELQNIKRNFQVGDETVHALRGISFTIYEGEFVTIMGTSGSGKSTLLNTLGCLDTPTSGEYLLDGVSVRTMSKPQRAVLRNRKIGFVFQNYNLLPKTTAVENVELPLMYNSSVSASERRKRAIESLIAVGLGDRLEHKSNQMSGGQMQRVAIARALVNNPAVILADEATGNLDTRTSFEILVLFQKLHAEGRTLIFVTHNPEIAQYSSRNIRLRDGHVVEDTVNPQILSAAAALAALPKNDED, encoded by the coding sequence ATGAAAAAGATAATCGAATTACAAAATATAAAACGGAACTTCCAGGTAGGCGATGAAACCGTCCACGCCCTGCGTGGCATCTCTTTTACCATCTACGAGGGAGAGTTTGTTACGATCATGGGTACTTCCGGTTCCGGCAAGTCCACTCTGCTGAATACTTTGGGATGTCTTGATACCCCTACCAGTGGTGAATACCTGTTGGATGGTGTGTCCGTGCGTACCATGAGCAAACCTCAGAGGGCTGTGTTGCGTAATCGTAAAATAGGTTTCGTATTTCAGAACTATAATCTGTTGCCTAAGACGACTGCCGTAGAGAATGTGGAGTTGCCCTTGATGTATAACTCGTCCGTATCGGCTTCCGAAAGACGGAAACGTGCCATTGAATCACTGATAGCTGTGGGACTGGGTGACCGTCTGGAACATAAATCCAATCAGATGTCCGGCGGACAGATGCAACGTGTGGCCATTGCCCGTGCCTTGGTGAATAATCCTGCCGTTATTTTGGCTGATGAAGCGACCGGTAATCTGGATACCCGTACCTCTTTCGAGATTCTGGTACTTTTCCAAAAGTTGCACGCCGAAGGCCGTACGCTTATTTTTGTCACTCACAATCCCGAAATAGCCCAGTATAGCAGCCGTAATATCCGCTTGCGTGACGGGCATGTAGTGGAAGATACCGTCAATCCTCAGATCCTTTCGGCCGCTGCCGCACTGGCTGCCTTGCCCAAGAATGACGAGGACTAA
- a CDS encoding ABC transporter permease, producing MNGTNLFKIALRALANNKLRAFLTMLGIIIGVASVIAMLAIGQGSKKSIQQQISEMGSNMIMIHPGAEMRGGVRQDPSAMQTLKLENYEKLSEECTYLSGISPNVSSSGQLVAGANNYPSSVSGVSMDYLTIRQLTVEQGEMFTENDIRTAAKVCVIGKTIVDNLFPDGSDPIGKVIRCNQIPFRVIGVLKSKGYNSMGMDQDDVVLAPYSTVMKRLLAQTYLSGIFASALTEEMTEEAVDEITTILRREHKLKETDADDFTIRTQQELSSMLNTTTDLMTTLLACIAGISLVVGGIGIMNIMYVSVTERTREIGLRMSVGARGVDILSQFLIEAILISITGGLIGVIIGCGASFMIKAIAHWPVFIQPWSVLLSFLVCTVTGVFFGWYPAKKAADLDPIDALRYE from the coding sequence ATGAACGGAACAAATCTATTTAAAATAGCTCTCCGGGCCCTTGCCAACAACAAGCTCCGCGCTTTCCTCACCATGTTGGGGATCATCATCGGTGTGGCATCAGTCATTGCTATGCTTGCCATCGGTCAGGGCTCGAAAAAGAGCATCCAGCAACAAATCTCGGAGATGGGGTCAAACATGATTATGATTCATCCGGGAGCAGAGATGCGTGGAGGGGTCCGCCAAGACCCTTCGGCCATGCAGACACTGAAACTGGAAAATTATGAAAAGTTGAGCGAAGAGTGTACTTATCTCTCCGGCATCAGTCCCAACGTTTCTTCTTCGGGGCAACTTGTTGCGGGAGCCAACAACTACCCGTCTTCGGTGAGTGGTGTAAGTATGGATTATCTTACCATACGCCAGCTCACCGTGGAACAGGGGGAGATGTTTACCGAGAATGATATCCGTACGGCAGCCAAGGTCTGTGTCATTGGCAAGACCATTGTCGATAATCTTTTTCCCGACGGATCGGATCCGATAGGGAAAGTGATTCGTTGTAACCAAATTCCTTTCCGGGTAATCGGTGTGCTGAAATCAAAAGGGTATAACTCGATGGGCATGGACCAGGACGATGTGGTACTGGCTCCTTATAGCACGGTGATGAAACGACTGCTGGCACAGACTTACCTAAGTGGAATTTTTGCTTCGGCTCTGACAGAAGAAATGACCGAGGAAGCAGTAGATGAGATAACGACCATCCTGCGCCGTGAACATAAGCTGAAAGAAACGGACGCTGACGACTTTACCATCCGCACCCAGCAGGAATTGAGCAGTATGCTCAACACCACAACGGACCTGATGACCACTTTGCTGGCTTGTATTGCCGGCATCTCTCTGGTAGTCGGAGGTATTGGTATCATGAATATCATGTATGTGTCTGTAACAGAACGTACCCGTGAGATCGGTCTGCGCATGTCGGTCGGGGCACGAGGGGTCGATATTCTGAGCCAGTTTTTGATAGAGGCTATCCTGATCAGTATTACGGGTGGCTTGATAGGAGTGATTATAGGTTGCGGAGCCAGCTTTATGATTAAGGCAATAGCGCATTGGCCTGTGTTTATCCAACCTTGGAGCGTGTTGCTCTCCTTTCTGGTATGTACCGTTACTGGTGTGTTCTTCGGATGGTATCCGGCAAAGAAGGCCGCAGACCTTGACCCGATAGACGCTTTGCGTTATGAATAA
- a CDS encoding sensor histidine kinase: protein MKQLFSQRRFLELSIHIVSWLLIFGFPLVFMDRGSGFNLAQFLRHSCVPLCYFVIFYVNYLWLVPRYMFTDEMRKYILSNAVLILCLSVLLHVFLESISTPPPPEFARHIPPRWIFYARDMGMMIFVAGLGAAIRTSLRWRQAEERLIEAERQKTEAELKNLKNQLNPHFLLNTLNNIYALIAFNSDKAQEAVQELSKLLRHVLYDNQQTFVPLEKELDFIRNYVALMRIRLPQQVEVSVNLEVDSGGALQIAPLIFISLIENAFKHGISPTVDSFISISISGHTDGTVRCEILNSNHPKSGQDKSGSGVGLEQVSKRLELIYPGHYEWIKGISENGQVYSSILTIQTKSL, encoded by the coding sequence ATGAAACAATTATTTTCACAGCGACGTTTTTTGGAACTGAGCATCCATATCGTCAGTTGGCTGCTCATATTTGGCTTCCCGTTGGTCTTTATGGACCGGGGAAGCGGCTTTAACCTGGCCCAATTCTTGCGGCACAGTTGTGTTCCTCTGTGCTATTTCGTTATCTTCTATGTCAATTACTTGTGGCTGGTTCCCCGCTATATGTTCACGGATGAAATGCGTAAGTATATTCTGAGCAATGCCGTGCTGATACTCTGCCTGAGTGTGCTTCTTCATGTATTTCTGGAAAGTATAAGTACGCCTCCGCCTCCTGAATTTGCGCGTCATATTCCACCTCGATGGATATTCTATGCGCGGGATATGGGGATGATGATATTCGTCGCCGGGTTGGGTGCGGCCATTCGTACCAGTCTGCGTTGGCGTCAGGCGGAAGAGCGTTTGATAGAAGCTGAGAGGCAAAAGACGGAAGCGGAGCTGAAAAACTTGAAGAACCAGCTGAACCCTCATTTTCTGCTCAATACATTAAATAATATTTATGCCTTGATTGCTTTTAACAGTGACAAGGCGCAGGAGGCGGTACAGGAACTGAGCAAATTGTTACGGCATGTGCTCTATGACAATCAGCAGACTTTTGTCCCACTTGAAAAAGAATTGGACTTTATCCGTAATTATGTAGCTTTGATGCGTATCCGTCTGCCACAGCAGGTAGAAGTAAGTGTGAATTTGGAGGTAGACTCCGGAGGTGCGTTGCAGATCGCTCCCCTTATTTTCATATCACTGATAGAAAATGCGTTCAAGCATGGCATCAGCCCCACGGTAGACAGTTTTATCAGTATTTCTATCTCCGGGCATACGGATGGTACGGTGAGATGTGAGATCCTTAACAGCAATCATCCGAAGTCTGGGCAAGATAAAAGTGGAAGCGGGGTGGGGCTGGAACAGGTAAGCAAACGGTTGGAACTGATTTATCCGGGACATTACGAATGGATAAAAGGGATCAGTGAGAACGGACAGGTATATTCTTCTATATTAACTATACAGACTAAAAGCTTATGA